The Bacteroides acidifaciens genome includes a region encoding these proteins:
- a CDS encoding DUF4962 domain-containing protein, producing MMKQRISIFLLFTILLSANGYAQKGIMHLSQQTLMHEVRETSSPLDGQHIAVNPPRFMWPDKFPHLGAVLDGVEEEDYKPEVTYRIRIARDPEFKSEVITAERKWAFFNPFKLFEKGKWYWQHAYVDKDGKEEWSPVYHFYVDNKTRTFNPPSLQEVLAKLPQKHPRILLDANDWDNIIERNKNNPKAQAYITKANKCLNHPLKHLEEEIDTTQVVKLTNIVQYRSALIRESRKIVDREEANIEAMVRAYLLTKDDVYYKEGIKRLSEILSWKNSKYFAGDFNRSTILSMSTSAYDAWYNLLTPEEKKLLLKTIRDNGKKFYHEYVNHLENRIADNHVWQMTFRILNMAAFATYGELPMASTWVDYCYNEWVSRLPGLNTDGGWHNGDSYFHVNLRTLIEVPAFYSRISGFDFFADPWYNNNALYVIYQQPPFSKSAGQGNSHETKMKPNGTRVGYADALARECNNPWAAAYVRTILQKEPDIMKKTFLGKSGDLTWYRCTTRKSLPKEEHSLAELPMTKVFNETGIATMHTSLGDIDKNAMLSFRSSPYGSTSHALANQNAFNTFYGGKAIFYSSGHRTGFTDDHCMYSYRNTRAHNSMLVNGMTQKIGTEGYGWIPRWYEGEKISYMVGDASNAYGKVTSPLWLKRGELSGTQYTPAKGWDENKVDMFRRHIIQLGTTGVFVIYDELEGKEAVTWSYLLHTVELPMEIQELTNEVKVIGKNKAGGVSVAHLFSSAKTEQAMVDTFFCAPTNWKNVTNAQGKALKYPNHWHFSSTTVPCKTARFLTVMDTHGKNRPDMQVVRKGNTIQVGDWTITCNLTEKGKAAIYVSNKTEKVSLNYDAGKKEGATIVTDQVKGKQVNKVLTDYLPDFEI from the coding sequence ATGATGAAACAACGAATATCTATTTTTCTCTTGTTCACCATTCTGCTATCCGCCAACGGGTATGCGCAGAAAGGCATCATGCATCTGAGTCAGCAGACACTGATGCACGAAGTTCGCGAAACGTCTTCCCCATTGGACGGACAGCATATAGCAGTCAATCCGCCACGTTTCATGTGGCCGGACAAGTTTCCTCATCTCGGCGCTGTTCTCGATGGTGTGGAAGAAGAGGATTACAAGCCGGAAGTGACTTACCGTATCCGCATTGCACGCGATCCGGAATTCAAGTCGGAGGTAATCACTGCGGAAAGGAAGTGGGCTTTCTTCAATCCTTTCAAATTATTCGAAAAAGGGAAATGGTATTGGCAACACGCTTATGTAGATAAAGACGGAAAGGAAGAATGGTCGCCTGTTTATCATTTTTATGTAGACAACAAGACACGCACGTTCAATCCGCCTTCATTGCAGGAAGTATTGGCTAAATTGCCCCAAAAACATCCCCGCATCCTGCTCGATGCCAACGACTGGGACAACATCATCGAACGGAACAAGAATAATCCGAAAGCACAGGCGTACATCACGAAAGCCAATAAATGCCTCAACCACCCGTTGAAGCATTTGGAAGAAGAGATTGATACGACGCAAGTTGTCAAGTTGACCAATATAGTGCAATATCGTTCCGCTCTGATTCGGGAAAGTCGTAAGATTGTAGACCGTGAAGAAGCGAATATCGAAGCGATGGTACGTGCCTATCTGCTGACTAAAGATGACGTGTATTATAAAGAAGGTATCAAACGCCTTTCCGAAATTCTTTCCTGGAAAAACAGCAAATATTTTGCAGGAGACTTCAATCGTTCCACTATCCTGTCCATGAGCACTTCGGCTTATGACGCATGGTACAATCTGCTGACACCGGAAGAGAAGAAGTTGCTTTTGAAAACTATCCGTGACAACGGCAAGAAGTTCTATCACGAATACGTCAACCATCTCGAAAACCGTATTGCCGACAACCACGTTTGGCAAATGACATTCCGTATTCTGAATATGGCAGCCTTTGCTACGTATGGCGAACTCCCGATGGCTTCCACTTGGGTGGACTATTGCTACAACGAGTGGGTATCCCGTCTGCCGGGACTGAACACCGACGGCGGATGGCACAACGGCGATTCTTATTTTCATGTCAATCTCCGTACATTGATCGAAGTCCCCGCTTTCTACTCCCGTATCAGCGGATTCGACTTCTTTGCCGACCCTTGGTATAACAATAACGCACTTTACGTTATTTACCAGCAACCGCCATTCTCGAAATCTGCCGGACAAGGCAATTCACATGAAACGAAGATGAAACCGAACGGTACACGGGTAGGTTATGCGGACGCATTGGCACGCGAATGTAACAACCCTTGGGCAGCCGCTTATGTACGCACTATTTTGCAGAAAGAACCGGATATTATGAAGAAAACATTCTTAGGAAAATCCGGTGACTTGACTTGGTATCGTTGTACGACAAGGAAATCCTTACCGAAAGAGGAACACTCATTGGCAGAACTTCCCATGACAAAGGTATTCAACGAAACAGGAATAGCAACGATGCATACTTCTTTGGGAGACATAGACAAGAATGCAATGTTGTCATTCCGTTCCAGTCCTTATGGTTCCACTTCCCATGCACTTGCCAATCAGAATGCTTTCAATACTTTCTATGGCGGCAAAGCTATTTTCTACAGTAGCGGACACCGTACGGGATTCACAGACGACCATTGCATGTATTCGTACCGTAATACACGTGCACATAATAGCATGCTGGTCAACGGAATGACCCAGAAGATAGGAACGGAAGGATACGGATGGATTCCACGCTGGTATGAAGGGGAAAAGATTTCGTACATGGTTGGCGATGCTTCCAATGCTTATGGCAAAGTGACCTCTCCCCTATGGTTGAAACGCGGTGAATTGTCCGGCACTCAATACACGCCTGCGAAAGGTTGGGACGAGAACAAAGTAGATATGTTCCGTCGCCACATCATTCAATTGGGAACTACCGGAGTTTTTGTGATTTATGATGAATTGGAAGGAAAAGAAGCCGTCACATGGAGTTATCTTTTACATACCGTAGAACTGCCTATGGAAATACAGGAACTGACGAATGAAGTGAAAGTTATTGGTAAGAATAAAGCCGGAGGTGTCTCTGTTGCCCATCTTTTCAGTTCGGCAAAAACGGAACAAGCGATGGTAGATACTTTCTTCTGTGCGCCAACCAACTGGAAAAATGTGACGAACGCACAAGGGAAAGCGTTGAAATATCCTAATCACTGGCATTTCTCTTCTACAACAGTTCCGTGTAAAACCGCCCGTTTCCTGACAGTGATGGATACGCATGGAAAGAACCGCCCGGATATGCAGGTAGTTCGCAAAGGTAATACCATTCAGGTAGGCGACTGGACTATTACTTGTAACCTGACTGAAAAAGGGAAAGCCGCCATCTATGTAAGCAATAAAACGGAAAAAGTTTCTTTAAACTATGATGCCGGTAAAAAGGAAGGTGCAACGATAGTCACAGATCAGGTAAAAGGCAAACAGGTTAACAAAGTCCTGACAGACTATTTACCGGATTTTGAGATTTAA
- a CDS encoding sulfatase, which translates to MRNNPSTLLLPLAALSLASCGNSKKEETKRPNIIFMMTDDHTTQAMSCYGGNLIQTPNMDRIANEGIRFDNCYAVNALSGPSRACILTGKFSHENGFTDNASTFNGDQQTFPKLLQQAGYQTAMIGKWHLISEPQGFDHWSILSGQHEQGDYYDPDFWEDGKHIVEKGYATDIITDKAIKFLEGRDKNKPFCMMYHQKAPHRNWMPAPRYLGIFNNTTFPEPANLFDDYEGRGRAAREQDLSIEHTLTNDWDLKLLTREEMLKDTTNRLYSVYKRMPLEVQDKWDSVYAQRIAEYRKGDLKGKALISWKYQQYMRDYLATTLAVDENIGRLMNYLEKIGELDNTIIVYTSDQGFFLGEHGWFDKRFMYEECQRMPLIIRYPKAIKAGSTSNAISMNVDFAPTFLDFAGVEIPSDIQGASLKPILTSEGKTPADWRKAAYYHYYEYPAEHSVKRHYGIRTQDFKLIHFYNDIDEWEMYDMKADPKEMNNVFGKPEYAEKQKELMQLLQETQKQYKDTDPDEKEKVLFKGDRRLMKNR; encoded by the coding sequence ATGAGAAACAATCCCTCTACCCTACTCCTTCCATTGGCTGCATTAAGCCTCGCTTCCTGCGGCAATTCAAAGAAAGAAGAAACTAAACGCCCGAACATCATCTTTATGATGACGGACGACCATACCACCCAAGCGATGTCCTGCTATGGTGGAAACTTAATCCAGACTCCTAACATGGACCGGATTGCTAACGAAGGTATCCGTTTTGACAACTGTTATGCAGTCAACGCCCTCTCCGGCCCTTCACGCGCTTGTATCCTCACCGGCAAATTCAGCCACGAAAACGGTTTTACTGATAACGCAAGTACATTCAACGGTGACCAGCAGACATTCCCCAAACTTCTCCAACAAGCCGGATACCAGACCGCAATGATTGGTAAATGGCATCTTATCAGCGAACCGCAAGGTTTCGACCATTGGAGCATCCTCAGCGGTCAGCATGAACAAGGCGACTACTACGACCCCGACTTTTGGGAAGACGGCAAGCATATCGTAGAAAAGGGATATGCAACGGATATTATCACTGACAAAGCTATCAAGTTCCTCGAAGGCCGCGATAAAAATAAACCGTTCTGCATGATGTATCATCAGAAAGCACCGCACCGCAACTGGATGCCTGCTCCCCGTTATCTCGGCATCTTCAACAATACCACTTTCCCGGAACCCGCCAATCTGTTCGACGATTACGAAGGTCGTGGAAGGGCAGCCCGTGAACAAGACCTGTCTATCGAGCACACACTGACGAATGACTGGGACCTCAAACTACTGACCCGCGAAGAGATGCTGAAAGATACGACAAACCGCCTTTACAGCGTGTATAAACGTATGCCTCTCGAAGTACAGGATAAATGGGATTCTGTATATGCACAGCGCATCGCAGAATATCGTAAAGGCGACTTGAAGGGCAAAGCATTAATCAGTTGGAAGTATCAACAGTATATGCGCGACTATCTGGCTACCACATTAGCGGTAGATGAAAATATCGGTCGCCTGATGAATTACCTCGAAAAAATCGGCGAACTGGACAATACTATTATCGTCTACACTTCCGACCAGGGTTTCTTCCTTGGCGAACACGGTTGGTTTGACAAACGCTTCATGTACGAAGAGTGTCAACGCATGCCGCTTATTATCCGCTATCCGAAAGCTATCAAAGCAGGAAGCACCAGCAACGCCATCAGCATGAACGTAGACTTCGCCCCTACTTTCCTCGACTTTGCCGGAGTGGAAATCCCGTCTGATATCCAAGGCGCATCCTTGAAACCGATATTGACAAGCGAAGGCAAAACTCCTGCCGACTGGCGTAAAGCCGCTTATTACCATTACTACGAATACCCTGCCGAACATTCTGTAAAACGCCACTACGGTATCCGTACACAAGATTTCAAACTCATTCATTTCTATAACGACATCGACGAATGGGAAATGTATGATATGAAAGCTGACCCAAAAGAAATGAACAATGTCTTCGGCAAACCGGAATATGCTGAAAAACAAAAAGAGCTGATGCAACTGCTTCAGGAAACTCAAAAACAGTATAAAGATACGGACCCGGATGAAAAGGAAAAGGTTCTTTTCAAAGGTGACAGAAGACTGATGAAGAATAGATAA
- the nfo gene encoding deoxyribonuclease IV yields the protein MKYIGAHVSASGGVEFAPVNAHEIGANAFALFTKNQRQWVSKPLTEESISLFKENCEKYGFQLEYILPHDSYLINLGHPEEEGLQKSRAAFLDEMQRCELLGLKLLNFHPGSSLNKISIEDCLSLIAESINIALEKTKGVTAVIENTAGQGSNLGSEFWQLKYIIDRVNDKSRVGVCLDTCHTYTAGYDIVNEYDKVFDEFDKEVGFNYLRGMHLNDSKKALGTHVDRHDSIGEGLIGKAFFERLMQDSRFDNMPLILETPDESKWKEEIAWLKSME from the coding sequence ATGAAATATATCGGAGCACATGTAAGCGCATCCGGGGGCGTAGAGTTCGCCCCCGTTAATGCGCATGAAATAGGAGCAAATGCTTTTGCGTTATTCACCAAGAATCAACGCCAATGGGTAAGCAAACCTTTAACAGAAGAAAGTATCAGCCTCTTTAAAGAGAATTGCGAGAAATACGGTTTTCAGCTGGAATATATCCTGCCACATGACAGTTATCTTATCAACCTGGGACACCCGGAAGAAGAGGGACTTCAAAAAAGCCGTGCCGCTTTTCTGGATGAAATGCAACGTTGCGAACTGCTTGGATTGAAACTTTTAAATTTCCATCCAGGCAGTTCTCTCAACAAAATTTCAATAGAGGATTGCTTGTCGCTCATCGCAGAAAGTATTAATATCGCTTTAGAAAAAACAAAAGGCGTAACAGCCGTTATCGAGAACACTGCCGGACAAGGAAGTAATCTAGGTAGCGAATTCTGGCAACTGAAATATATCATCGACCGGGTAAACGACAAGAGCCGGGTGGGTGTTTGCCTCGATACCTGCCATACTTATACGGCTGGTTATGATATTGTCAATGAATACGATAAGGTATTTGATGAGTTTGACAAGGAAGTGGGATTCAATTACCTTCGAGGTATGCACTTGAATGATTCAAAAAAAGCACTGGGCACCCATGTAGACCGTCACGATAGTATTGGTGAAGGGTTGATCGGAAAAGCATTTTTTGAAAGATTGATGCAAGATTCGAGATTCGATAATATGCCGTTGATACTCGAAACACCGGATGAAAGTAAATGGAAAGAAGAAATTGCATGGCTAAAGAGCATGGAATAA
- a CDS encoding Tat pathway signal sequence: MDRRSFLKNTGWSFLGLAASGSLLGACAPGSKDAKKIMPSASNLKMYWGDLHNHCNITYGHGDMRDAFEAAKGQLDFVSVTPHAMWPDIPGTDDPRLKWVIDYHTGAFKRLREGGYEKYVKMTNEYNKEGEFLTFVGYEAHSMEHGDHVALNYDLDAPLVECTSIEDWKEKAKGHKVFVTPHHMGYQGGYRGYNWKCFTEGDITPFVEMYSRHGLAESDQGDYPYLHDMGPRQWEGTIQYGLELGNKFGIMASTDQHSGYPGSYGDGRIGVLAPSLTRDAIWEALRTRHVCAATGDKILIDFRLNDALMGDVVRGNSRRIYLNVTGESCIDYVDIVKNGQILARMNGPLTPVAPEGDTVRCKVKVDFGWNREEQYVHWQGKLSLDKGQLHSVTPCFRGAAFTSPQEGETEFHTHVNRIVSVGNKETELDMYSSKNPNTTTAAMQAVILDVEMPKDGKIIAEFNGKKFEHTLGELLEGSRSHFMIGWLSEAILFNRAMPESCFTVEHYMEDKEPQRDTDYYYVRVRQRDGQWAWSSPIWAERV; the protein is encoded by the coding sequence ATGGACAGAAGAAGTTTTTTAAAAAACACAGGATGGTCTTTCCTCGGATTGGCCGCTTCGGGCAGTTTACTGGGAGCTTGCGCACCGGGAAGCAAGGATGCCAAGAAAATCATGCCTTCAGCAAGCAACCTCAAAATGTATTGGGGCGACTTACATAACCACTGTAACATCACATACGGACACGGCGACATGCGCGACGCTTTCGAAGCGGCGAAAGGACAATTGGATTTTGTCAGTGTAACCCCTCATGCCATGTGGCCGGATATTCCTGGCACGGACGACCCTCGTCTGAAATGGGTAATCGACTACCACACAGGTGCTTTCAAACGTTTACGTGAAGGCGGTTACGAGAAATATGTAAAAATGACGAATGAGTACAACAAGGAAGGTGAATTCCTTACTTTCGTAGGATACGAAGCTCATAGCATGGAACACGGGGATCATGTTGCACTGAACTATGATTTGGATGCACCGCTTGTAGAATGTACTTCAATCGAGGACTGGAAAGAAAAGGCTAAAGGACATAAGGTATTCGTTACTCCGCACCACATGGGATACCAGGGCGGCTACCGCGGTTACAACTGGAAATGTTTTACCGAAGGTGATATTACTCCGTTCGTAGAAATGTACTCCCGCCACGGTTTGGCAGAAAGCGACCAGGGCGATTACCCTTATCTGCACGATATGGGACCACGCCAATGGGAAGGAACCATCCAATATGGTCTTGAATTAGGTAATAAATTCGGTATCATGGCTTCCACCGACCAACACTCCGGTTATCCGGGAAGTTATGGCGACGGACGTATCGGCGTACTGGCTCCGTCACTGACTCGTGACGCTATCTGGGAAGCGCTCCGCACCCGTCACGTATGCGCTGCGACAGGTGATAAGATTCTTATAGATTTCCGTTTGAACGATGCTCTTATGGGAGATGTAGTCCGTGGCAACAGCCGTCGCATCTATCTGAACGTAACGGGCGAAAGCTGTATCGACTATGTAGATATTGTAAAGAACGGCCAGATTCTGGCTCGCATGAACGGTCCGTTGACTCCGGTTGCCCCGGAAGGCGATACGGTACGTTGCAAAGTGAAAGTAGATTTCGGTTGGAACCGTGAAGAGCAATACGTACATTGGCAAGGCAAATTGTCATTAGACAAAGGACAGCTCCATAGCGTCACTCCTTGTTTCCGCGGCGCAGCCTTCACTTCTCCGCAAGAAGGTGAAACTGAGTTCCACACACATGTCAACCGCATCGTATCTGTCGGCAATAAAGAAACCGAACTGGATATGTATAGCAGCAAAAACCCGAACACGACGACTGCGGCCATGCAAGCTGTAATCCTTGATGTTGAGATGCCGAAAGACGGTAAGATTATCGCAGAGTTCAACGGCAAGAAGTTTGAGCATACATTGGGCGAATTGCTCGAAGGCTCACGTTCGCACTTCATGATTGGCTGGTTGAGCGAAGCAATCCTCTTCAACCGTGCAATGCCGGAAAGCTGCTTCACAGTAGAGCACTACATGGAAGACAAGGAGCCTCAACGCGATACGGATTATTACTATGTACGCGTCCGCCAACGTGACGGACAATGGGCTTGGAGTTCACCCATCTGGGCAGAAAGAGTGTGA
- a CDS encoding sugar MFS transporter, whose translation MKRNLGMLALIMAFWFTISFITNILGPLIPDIIHNFNLSDLAMAGFIPTSFFLAYAIMSIPTGLLIDRFGEKPVLFGGFLMPFIGTILFACMHTYPMLLASSFIIGLGMAMLQTVLNPLQRTVGGEENYAFVAELAQFMFGIASFLSPLVYTYLIRELDPVTYTAGKGFFIDLLADVTPREMPWVSLYWVFALILLVMLIAVSVSRFPKIELKEDEKSGSKDSYLALFKQKYVWLFFLGIFCYVSTEQGTSIFMSTFLEQYHGVNPQTDGAQAVSYFWGLMTAGCLVGMVLLKLIDSKRLLQLSGVLTIVLLLAALFGNKEVSLIAFPAIGFSISMMYSIVFSLALNSASQHHGSFAGILCSAIVGGAGGPMIVSTIADATSLRTGMLFILVFVGYITFIGFWARPLINNKTVRLKDLFKQR comes from the coding sequence ATGAAAAGAAATTTAGGAATGCTGGCGCTGATTATGGCGTTCTGGTTCACCATCTCATTTATCACTAATATCCTGGGACCACTCATTCCGGACATTATTCACAATTTCAACCTGAGCGACCTGGCGATGGCGGGATTTATCCCGACTTCTTTCTTCCTGGCTTACGCCATCATGTCCATCCCTACCGGACTGCTTATCGACCGCTTCGGTGAAAAGCCGGTACTATTCGGTGGATTCCTGATGCCGTTTATCGGAACAATCCTGTTTGCCTGCATGCACACCTATCCGATGTTGCTGGCTTCTTCTTTCATTATCGGACTGGGAATGGCCATGTTGCAAACTGTATTGAATCCGCTTCAACGCACCGTAGGCGGCGAAGAAAACTATGCTTTTGTTGCCGAACTGGCACAATTCATGTTTGGAATCGCTTCTTTCCTGAGCCCATTGGTATATACGTACCTGATTCGGGAACTCGACCCTGTGACTTATACAGCCGGAAAAGGTTTCTTTATTGATTTACTGGCAGACGTAACCCCACGTGAAATGCCTTGGGTATCTCTTTACTGGGTATTCGCATTGATTCTGCTGGTAATGTTGATTGCTGTCAGTGTATCCCGTTTCCCGAAAATCGAATTGAAAGAAGACGAGAAAAGCGGTTCCAAGGACTCATACCTGGCTTTATTCAAACAGAAATATGTCTGGTTGTTTTTCCTGGGAATCTTCTGCTATGTAAGTACGGAACAGGGAACTTCTATCTTTATGAGCACGTTCCTTGAACAGTATCATGGAGTAAATCCGCAGACTGACGGTGCACAAGCCGTAAGCTACTTTTGGGGATTGATGACTGCCGGCTGTCTGGTAGGCATGGTGTTATTGAAGCTGATTGACAGCAAACGATTGTTGCAGCTCTCAGGGGTATTGACGATTGTATTGTTGCTCGCTGCACTGTTCGGAAACAAAGAAGTATCGTTGATTGCCTTCCCTGCTATCGGATTTAGCATTTCGATGATGTATTCCATCGTATTCTCATTGGCACTGAATTCCGCCTCACAACATCATGGTTCTTTTGCCGGTATCTTGTGTTCGGCAATCGTAGGCGGAGCCGGTGGCCCGATGATTGTCAGTACAATAGCGGATGCGACATCACTTCGCACAGGTATGCTGTTTATCCTCGTTTTTGTAGGATACATCACCTTTATCGGTTTCTGGGCTCGCCCACTGATTAATAACAAGACCGTTCGTCTGAAAGACTTGTTCAAACAACGTTGA
- a CDS encoding ROK family protein produces the protein MEKEYAIGIDLGGTSVKYALIDNEGVFHFQGKLPSKADVSAEAVIGQLITAINEVKAFAEKQGVKVDGIGIGTPGIVDCTNRIVLGGAENIKGWENLHLADRIESETDIPALLGNDANLMGLGETMYGAGQGSTHVVFLTVGTGIGGAVVIDGKLFNGYANRGTELGHVPLIANGEPCACGSVGCLEHYASTSALVRRFSQRIAEAGISYPGEEINGELIVRLYKEGDRIATESLEEHCDFLGHGIAGFINIFSPQKVVIGGGLSEAGDFYIRKVSEKAHRYAISDCAVNTEIMAAALGNKAGSIGAASLVFTQFSAPNLIKL, from the coding sequence ATGGAAAAAGAATACGCTATAGGGATAGACCTTGGCGGAACTTCTGTGAAATACGCCCTTATTGATAATGAAGGCGTATTTCATTTTCAAGGGAAGTTGCCGTCGAAAGCTGATGTATCAGCAGAAGCTGTCATCGGGCAGTTGATTACCGCCATCAATGAAGTGAAGGCTTTTGCAGAAAAGCAAGGAGTCAAGGTGGACGGTATAGGAATCGGAACACCGGGAATCGTGGACTGTACGAACCGTATTGTTCTGGGTGGCGCGGAAAATATCAAAGGCTGGGAAAACCTGCACTTGGCAGACCGCATTGAATCGGAAACCGATATTCCGGCTTTATTGGGAAATGACGCAAACCTGATGGGATTGGGAGAAACGATGTACGGAGCCGGTCAAGGCTCGACTCACGTTGTGTTCTTAACGGTAGGAACCGGCATCGGCGGTGCGGTAGTCATTGACGGCAAACTGTTCAATGGTTATGCCAACCGCGGAACGGAATTGGGACATGTACCTTTAATTGCCAATGGCGAGCCTTGCGCCTGTGGTTCTGTCGGCTGCCTGGAACATTATGCTTCCACTTCAGCTTTGGTGAGACGTTTCAGCCAACGGATAGCGGAAGCCGGCATTTCTTATCCGGGTGAAGAAATCAACGGAGAATTGATTGTACGTCTTTACAAGGAAGGCGACAGGATTGCGACTGAATCTCTCGAAGAACATTGTGACTTCCTGGGACATGGTATTGCCGGATTTATCAATATCTTCAGCCCGCAAAAGGTTGTAATCGGCGGCGGACTTTCTGAAGCCGGAGACTTCTATATCCGGAAAGTCAGTGAGAAAGCTCACCGCTATGCCATCTCCGACTGTGCCGTGAATACGGAAATCATGGCTGCCGCATTAGGCAACAAAGCCGGAAGTATCGGCGCCGCCTCACTTGTATTTACTCAATTTTCCGCTCCCAATCTAATTAAATTATGA
- a CDS encoding ClC family H(+)/Cl(-) exchange transporter, with amino-acid sequence MFRLIKKIKDKDHWRIFKLKLIDARLYFVSIFVGLLTGLVAVPYHYLLQFFFNLRHDFFDSHPKWYWYIPLFLLMWGILVFVSWLVKKMPLITGGGIPQTRGVINGRIDYKHPFLELVAKFVGGILALSTGLSLGREGPSVQIGSYVGYLVSKWGRVLSGERKQLLSAGAGAGLAAAFAAPLASSLLVIESIERFDAPKTAITTLLAGVVAGGVASWIFPINPYYHIDAIVPGMTFWGQVKLFLLLAAVVSVFEKFFSVTTLQMKRIYPAIKHPEYVKMLYLLFIAFLISMAEFNLTGGGEQFLLSQAMHPDTHILWIVGMMLLHFVFSTFSFSSGLPGGSFIPTLVTGGLLGQIVGLIMVQQGMIAYENISYIMLICMSAFLVAVIRTPLTAIVLITEITGHLEVFYPSIVVGGLTYYFTEMLQIKPFNVILYEDMIHSPAFKEEPRYTLSVEVMSGSYLDGKMVDELRLPERCVIINVHRDRKNWSPKGQKLMPGDQVQIEMDSQDIEKLYEPLVSMANIY; translated from the coding sequence ATGTTTCGACTGATAAAAAAGATAAAAGATAAGGACCATTGGCGCATTTTTAAACTGAAGTTGATTGATGCACGACTTTACTTTGTCAGTATCTTCGTAGGATTACTGACGGGGCTTGTTGCCGTGCCTTATCATTACCTGTTACAGTTCTTCTTTAATCTCCGCCATGATTTTTTTGATTCTCATCCCAAGTGGTATTGGTATATCCCTCTTTTCCTGTTGATGTGGGGAATACTTGTATTCGTATCCTGGTTGGTGAAGAAAATGCCGCTTATTACCGGCGGGGGGATTCCGCAAACACGTGGAGTTATTAATGGGAGGATTGATTATAAGCATCCTTTTCTGGAATTGGTTGCGAAGTTTGTGGGTGGGATACTTGCATTAAGTACCGGATTGTCTTTGGGGCGTGAAGGACCTTCCGTACAGATAGGTTCGTATGTCGGATATTTGGTATCAAAATGGGGGAGGGTGCTTAGTGGCGAACGGAAACAATTATTGTCTGCCGGTGCCGGCGCCGGATTGGCGGCTGCTTTTGCTGCCCCATTAGCTTCCTCATTGTTGGTTATCGAATCTATCGAGCGGTTCGATGCACCTAAAACAGCCATTACCACGCTTTTGGCAGGAGTTGTGGCAGGCGGGGTTGCCAGTTGGATTTTCCCTATCAATCCTTATTATCATATTGATGCCATTGTGCCTGGAATGACTTTTTGGGGGCAGGTGAAACTGTTTCTTTTGTTGGCGGCAGTAGTTTCTGTTTTTGAAAAATTCTTTTCTGTCACTACTCTTCAGATGAAACGTATTTATCCCGCTATTAAGCATCCTGAATACGTGAAGATGCTGTATTTGCTTTTTATTGCTTTTTTGATTTCTATGGCCGAGTTTAATCTGACGGGAGGAGGGGAACAGTTCTTGCTATCACAGGCCATGCATCCGGATACACATATTCTTTGGATTGTCGGCATGATGTTGCTGCATTTCGTTTTTAGCACCTTTTCTTTTTCTTCGGGTTTACCGGGAGGAAGTTTTATCCCTACGCTGGTGACGGGAGGACTTTTGGGGCAAATCGTCGGATTGATTATGGTTCAACAGGGTATGATTGCTTATGAGAATATCAGTTATATCATGTTGATTTGTATGTCGGCATTTCTTGTAGCAGTCATTCGTACACCTCTGACGGCTATTGTCTTAATAACCGAGATTACGGGACATTTGGAAGTCTTTTATCCTTCCATTGTTGTAGGTGGATTAACCTATTACTTTACGGAAATGCTTCAGATAAAACCGTTCAATGTTATTTTATATGAAGATATGATTCATTCACCTGCCTTTAAGGAAGAGCCCCGTTATACATTGTCTGTAGAAGTAATGAGCGGGTCTTATTTAGATGGCAAGATGGTGGATGAACTTCGTTTACCGGAACGTTGCGTAATTATAAATGTGCATCGTGACCGTAAGAATTGGTCTCCCAAAGGACAGAAATTAATGCCTGGAGATCAGGTTCAAATAGAAATGGACTCACAGGATATAGAGAAACTGTATGAACCTTTAGTGAGTATGGCGAATATTTATTGA